Below is a genomic region from bacterium.
GTTCGGCGCGCAAGAGCCGGCCGCAAAAAGGGCCGCGGGGGCCGCGCGGCGGTGCCGGCGCGTTGAGCAGCCGCGCGTGGAGTCAGGCACACGGGCGTTGACATCTTGCGGCCCGCGCCGTCAAATCGCATTCCACGCAACGCAATCGGGACGATGGATCAATGGGCTACGCGCTCGTATCGACGGACGATCTCGGTCGAAAAGTCGTTTTTCCGCTTCGCAAGGTGATGACGCTCGTCGGGCGCGACCCCGGCGCGGACATCGTTCTCGCGGACGACAACGTCTCGCGCCAGCACGTGAAGATCTACGTCGTCGAAAACCGTGTGGAAGTGAAGGACATGGGCAGCCGCAACGGCACCTTCCTGAACAATCACCGGATCGACGGGATGCGCGAGTTGCGCGAGGGCGACGAACTCATCATTGGCAGCAACCAGTTCTACATCCATGTCCTGGACGACGCCGAGGAGTCGGCCGCCCAGGGCATGACCGCCTTTCGGACGATCGATCAACTGCGCGATCCGACGCAAAGCTTCGTCGCGAAAAAATTCGACGAAGCGATCCCGCCCGCGGCCGGCGAACAGACGGTCATGGCCACGCGGGGCGACCTTGTGGCCGAGGCGCTCGGCAAAAAGCTCGACCTGGCGCGTTACCCGTCGATCGAGGTTCTTTTCGGCGCCGGCCGAGGTGCCAAATACCTGTTGCCGCCCGGGCGCTACGTGCTCGGACGTTCCACCGATTGCAACATTCGCATCGACGACGAAAA
It encodes:
- a CDS encoding FHA domain-containing protein; translated protein: MGYALVSTDDLGRKVVFPLRKVMTLVGRDPGADIVLADDNVSRQHVKIYVVENRVEVKDMGSRNGTFLNNHRIDGMRELREGDELIIGSNQFYIHVLDDAEESAAQGMTAFRTIDQLRDPTQSFVAKKFDEAIPPAAGEQTVMATRGDLVAEALGKKLDLARYPSIEVLFGAGRGAKYLLPPGRYVLGRSTDCNIRIDDEKISQQHAEFIAGDAGVTVRDLDSRNGTLINNRAARSVRLRHKDTIVVGHTKLKFLDPASVAERARLNVEGSETWKEAGLRDEQRLSPTAVVGIFGAFVLVFMVLVWYFLL